The Alistipes finegoldii DSM 17242 DNA segment TTGCGATAGAAGCCGACTGCGTTGTCGAGCTGTGTCAGATGTTCAAAGATTTTCATGGTCTATTATTCAAAGTATCGTCCGGATACTCCTTTTTTTTGTTTCAGATAAGTTTCCTTGAAGAATTGTCCGGATGTTACCGAACGACTCTTGAGTATTCCCCAAGTCATCGCGCCGACAGTCATGAACGAAGTGGTAATTTGTTGGGGAAGTTGAGCTGCGGCTTCAGAACCACCGACACAAAGAACCGTCAGCGTCGGAGCGCAGAGATAGGCCGCTCCGAAGGCGAATGCCATTAATGCTATTCCCAATTGCGCTACGGAAAGTGAATTGCTGGCGACATCGAAGAGCAAAAGGTTCTGCAATATTTCGATGGCCGCGATGATGAAACTCATCATCGTTACCGTTATGTAACTTTGCCACCATGCGCCGATGGTCTTTTCTGCTCCGTATATAAAGGACAGGGCGACCGCAACGGGGAAAGTAATTCGTAGCAATGCCTTAATGATAAGTACAAAAAAGGTAATTATCAGCTTGCAGAATGCTCCGACGATGAGACATATATTTGCGAGCAATTTGACCAAGCCTCCTTTGATCAGACTCCAAAGCGATTCTTTTTTATTGTCCTCGTTGAAGTCCGAAGCATTGTCTATTTTTGCTCCATTATAGTTCCTTTTCGACACCCGGGCTTGGGCGCGTTTAACATTTCTTATGTCATTTTCACTCAGTGCGTACTCGCTTGCCTCAATGCGGCCGAGGCCATCGCTTTTGTCAATTGCGACCTGCATAGCATCTTGTCTGTTCGGATACAGATATTCAATGGCGGTTTCCCCAAAAAAATCAACCGCAGGTATTATGCAATAGCCGAATATGAGTATTAGGAATAGATGTACGCACCTCATTATCTCAGCTTGTAAATCTTTTCCGGTTTTTTCTCTGAGAGCGAATAATGCTCCGTTTACTATAAGGAAGAACATTAATCCCGCTCCGAGGACGCCATAATAACTGCCTACTTCTGAGGAGAGGAGCGTTAAAAAGTTTGAATTGAAGTAGGTTTCGAACTGTGTAGTGAACGAATTGATTATATTCGCGAGACCAGAAGTGAGTATTGGGTTCATTTTTTCCGATTTGTTAAATATTCATCGAGTTCGTACATCCCCAGTTCGTGTTGTTTGCGATTGACTGAACATATGAGATAGGTGTGGTAACTACAAATGATGCCATATGTATCGTCCATTTGTTTACGGACATCATCGAGATATCGCGCCATTTCAGTGAGTGTGGTTTGTGCGCCGGATTGCATACTATTGAGTAAGTCTTTCAGATCACCCATTGCTCCGTCCATGATATTATTTACGGACAGTTTCCCATCTTGATCCGCTTGGCCGAAGACGACCTTATTCAGAACCGCCACATGGTAGCTGGCCTCTTCGTCTTCGAAATAAATGCTGTTGTCATATATATATTTTATGGTTTCGAGATACTCGATGTATATCTCGTGGGTTCGTGACGAGACCCGGTATAGTCTGTTTCCGGCGTTATAGACTTTGGCCAGAGAACTTGTGAGCTGTATTGATTGCTGGGTAATTTTTTTCAGGTCGGATATTTCCATTCCCGACGCTTCGGACAGGGCTTCCAATGCTCCGAGGTACGGAGTGAGGAATCCTATCAGAGCTGCTGCATCCTGCCCAAATTGCGCTTTTGTTGGGAGTGGGTGTAGTAGCACGCCGGCCAGAATGATGATGAGTATTTTTTTCATAGGCAAAAGTGTTATTTATAACATTTTTACATTACTTGTTTTGGGCATGGCAAAAGGCATTGATGGCCATCTGTACATTGCCGTTATATTGGTCGATGTATTTCTTTATCGTAGCCTTGTGTTCTTTCGATGTCGTATAAAGGGCGAGTTCTTCATGGGAAAGTTGCACGATATATTCTGTGGTATGTGCGCCTTGCCGGATACATATCGCGTGGTCGGATTTCTTCATTGACAGGATGATCTCCAGATCCCGGGATGTGAGTGATAATTCTGATTGATATTTCTTGAGGTTAGCCTCCTTGCCTTCATGCGAGAGGAAGAACATGGTGTCGGAATTGTTGATGATCGCCTCGTGGTGTTCCGAGTGTATAATGTCGGGCACGTCTTGGACGATCAGTCCGATGCCGCTGTCCTCTTTTCTGATCGTTTTGTACAGGTATTTGATGAAATCCCCGAAGTACGGATCATCGAGGAGTTTCCATGCCTCGTCGAGCCAGAAGATTTTATATTTCGTGGGGGCTTCGGCCAATACTTTCTTGGCCATGAGCATAACCAGATAAAGTACAATTTTGTAGATTGATTTAACATTGGATACAGCTTTCAATTCGACTATGCACATGCGCAACTGGGGTGCGAGGTTGAGTGAATTGTTTTGGCTGTTCAACAAAAGCGACCATTCTCCTTCTTTGCTGTATTGATGCAATACGAGTTCGAAAGAATCGAAATCGAAATATTTGTCATTTAAAGTCCCTCGCTCGTGCTGCTGTATGATATACTTATAGAAGGAATCGAAATTGACGTACTCTGTTCGCTGTTCATAACGGAGAGAGTAGAAATCGTACAATAGCTTTTTGATATATGCAGTTTTGCCGGGATCGTCTTTTAATCCGAGTCCATTGTTTTGATCCCATAACAGGAGTATCAGGCTTGCCAGCATTTCGAGTTCCGGAACCAATAGTTTTTCCGAATCGTTTTTCGGATCGACGAACGGGATCAGAAACGGGTTGAACGATAACTCCTCTCCCGTAGGCGTCATTCGCATATACCCGGATTTCTCTCCCATGAGATAGTGCAGCATTTCATAGCTTTCCCCATCGTCGAGAATGAAGTTGAAATATTCGTCGGTTTGGACAAGGCCCGAGATCAATTTGTTTGCGGACACCGATTTCCCACTCCCCGATGGGCCGATAGCTGTAAAATTTCGATTAGAGATCTGTGAGTTTCGCATGGTCTCGTTGAAGATATCGACGACGACAGGTTTCCCATGTGTATCGTTCAGAACGATACCATCTCGGGCTTGGGCATAATCGGCTTCGAGATTTGAAAAAACAGTGACTTCATCAAGAAAAGTCGGATACATGTCAAGCGGGAATTCAAGCCCCGAACAGCATCCGCCGATCGACGACATGAAGATATGTTCGAAGTCCAGTGACAGCCTAGTCGGGGCGATCTGCATTTTTTCCAGTGCGATGTCTAATTTATCCTCGATCGCGGTTTCTTCATTTTCAGGATAAATCAGGAAGGCATTGAAATGGTGATATACAGGGAGGCTTTCTCCCGTTTCTATGATCTCGGCCATCGTTTCGGCCGATGCAATGTGCGACGCGGCTGCCTTGCCCAAAAAAGCTATGTTTCGGGTAAAGGTTTTCAGATGCTTCCTTATTGCAACGGGATCCTCCCGGCTTATGATGTTGTTTATTATTTTGTAGCATGGGACACTCCAGCATAAGGGCGATACCAGAGCGTTAAACCGTTGTGCATAGGGACTGCTGGTTGCATTGTTTCTTACTTTATCCCGAAGTGATTTGATGTGCGGATCTGCGAGAACTGCGATGCCGGCCATCTTGTAGTTTCCGAATTTTTGATCTTGAAACGAGAGGTCGAGGGCGCATCGTCCCTGCATGGA contains these protein-coding regions:
- a CDS encoding DUF3875 domain-containing protein; amino-acid sequence: MARTNLENIIPIYRIGDGYVIAKDGSVTVGFILTLPEYDTLSKADFRDDGSGDGMRLYTQLEAAIKDLDEGYTFHQQDIIYYAPQDLPHYDNYLSKTVNRMYNGKRWLSSKSYIFITKQKSISIQSDYSDEAIDKIVSVIKRFRAALSQFSPRRMDDKDWLEYLRDFFSMQGRCALDLSFQDQKFGNYKMAGIAVLADPHIKSLRDKVRNNATSSPYAQRFNALVSPLCWSVPCYKIINNIISREDPVAIRKHLKTFTRNIAFLGKAAASHIASAETMAEIIETGESLPVYHHFNAFLIYPENEETAIEDKLDIALEKMQIAPTRLSLDFEHIFMSSIGGCCSGLEFPLDMYPTFLDEVTVFSNLEADYAQARDGIVLNDTHGKPVVVDIFNETMRNSQISNRNFTAIGPSGSGKSVSANKLISGLVQTDEYFNFILDDGESYEMLHYLMGEKSGYMRMTPTGEELSFNPFLIPFVDPKNDSEKLLVPELEMLASLILLLWDQNNGLGLKDDPGKTAYIKKLLYDFYSLRYEQRTEYVNFDSFYKYIIQQHERGTLNDKYFDFDSFELVLHQYSKEGEWSLLLNSQNNSLNLAPQLRMCIVELKAVSNVKSIYKIVLYLVMLMAKKVLAEAPTKYKIFWLDEAWKLLDDPYFGDFIKYLYKTIRKEDSGIGLIVQDVPDIIHSEHHEAIINNSDTMFFLSHEGKEANLKKYQSELSLTSRDLEIILSMKKSDHAICIRQGAHTTEYIVQLSHEELALYTTSKEHKATIKKYIDQYNGNVQMAINAFCHAQNK